Proteins encoded within one genomic window of Psilocybe cubensis strain MGC-MH-2018 chromosome 2, whole genome shotgun sequence:
- a CDS encoding Transcriptional regulator of nonfermentable carbon utilization → MAAVYAVAPRPAPSALSAAGPSNPLKKNTSLSTVSSATAAASKRKRNESPEDVSGDSAASQPQRKPREGPKKKKANRACYHCQKAHLTCDDSRPCQRCVKRGFANNCTEGHRKKAKYLLDEEELEQLKQGKSAPENLTSTSTPVDPPPIPIAEPFPQNDTMLASSFDPNFSFGSEAANLEYSILSAILGNPSPPETSTTPPPAPPPPQYSSWPSDPIDFAASPRLASTSANSFSTPYGENQMPPQQSESNLSTSPANTAHYLTYPYPHAQRSEELTELSYPTTSYSTSQPSTALHPLQPRYPLDTRPRSPPTVFLHNPSSKDTASRGLLSPPPSTSSPSSTSSVPTGVADIVRPPSCGSKLQTITDRVTAPYDYTEGYHFLMKHLPTRFEKNDILRIVRALAIFRPSLIALQMPLSLDDEIFVERCFQRTLLELDKLMSYSGTPTVVWRRTGEICLVAPEFCMLTEWPLEDLVGNGRKKYIYELFENQSVVEYWENFASHAFENTTQSVYSHCVLLKPSGAPVPSTFCFSIRRDLFDLPSIVIGQWLPLL, encoded by the exons ATGGCCGCCGTCTACGCAGTCGCCCCGAGGCCTGCCCCCAGCGCATTGTCTGCG GCTGGTCCTTCCAACCCCCTTAAGAAAAatacctctctttctacaGTCTCCTctgccaccgccgccgcctccaagCGTAAGCGCAACGAATCCCCAGAGGACGTCTCTGGAGACTCGGCTGCCTCGCAGCCACAGCGAAAACCCAGAGAAGGgcccaagaaaaagaaagccAACCGTGCTTGCTACCACTGCCAGAAGGCCCATCTCACATGCGACGATT CACGACCTTGCCAGCGCTGTGTCAAACGTGGATTCGCCAATAACTGTACAGAAGGCCATCGTAAAAAGGCTAAATACCttttggatgaggaggagctAG AACAGCTCAAGCAAGGCAAATCTGCGCCTGAGAACCTGACAAGCACAAGTACCCCCGTAGACCCACCTCCAATCCCAATCG CTGAGCCTTTTCCTCAAAACGATACCATGCTGGCTTCATCTTTCGATCCCAACTTTTCATTTGGTTCTGAAGCTGCCAACCTCGAATACTCTATTCTGTCCGCAATCTTGGGGAATCCTAGTCCCCCTGAAACGTCGACAACACCCCCGCCtgccccgcccccgcctcAGTATTCGTCTTGGCCCTCAGATCCAATCGATTTTGCGGCCTCACCACGCCTGGCCAGTACATCCGCTAACAGCTTTAGCACGCCGTATGGCGAAAATCAAATGCCTCCCCAGCAGTCAGAAAGCAATCTGTCCACTTCGCCTGCAAACACTGCACATTATTTgacatatccatatccacacGCACAACGGTCGGAGGAGCTTACGGAACTATCTTACCCTACAACATCCTATTCCACTTCTCAACCGAGTACAGCTCTTCATCCTTTGCAACCACGGTATCCGCTTGACACCCGACCGCGATCGCCTCCTACTGTATTTCTTCATAATCCATCCTCCAAGGATACGGCTTCGCGTGGACTtctttctcctccaccctcaACAAGTTCGCCTAGTTCCACCTCTTCTGTGCCGACAGGTGTTGCCGACATAGTTCGGCCACCATCATGTGGATCGAAGTTGCAGACCATCACAGACCGTGTCACTGCACCGTATGATTATACGGAGGGGTACCACTTTTTAATGAAGCACCTGCCCACTCG CTTTGAAAAGAATGACATATTGCGCATTGTGCGGGCTTTGGCCATCTTTCGACCATCACTCATCGCTCTGCAAATGCCTTTATCACTGGATGACGAGATCTTCGTTGAGCGATGCTTCCAGAGGACCCTTTTG GAATTGGATAAGCTGATGTCCTATAGTGGGACTCCAACGGTTGTCTGGCGTCGAACAGGCGAAATCTGTTTGGTCGCCCCCGAGTTCTGCATGTTAACTGAGTGGCCACTAGAAGACCTCGTGGGCAACGGTCGGAAAAAATATATTTATGAA CTATTTGAGAACCAATCAGTTGTCGAATATTGGGAGAATTTCGCTTCCCATGCTTTCGAAAACACCACGCAGTCGGTGTACTCCCATTGTGTGTTGCTAAAACCTTCAGGTGCACCCGTGCCCTCTACCTTCTGCTTTTCAATACGCAGGGATCTATTTGATCTTCCAAGTATAGTCATAG GACAATGGCTTCCACTTTTATAG
- a CDS encoding E3 ubiquitin-protein ligase BRE1 — protein sequence MESRKRPLVDEEDPIVTKKRILTGANGSPLVNGAPEQEENSFGEKLELYRKEAIYRRMKHYSKEHERSKVIIQQLERRKTTCEAGLAAISACWAQLVDTIRLVVKPNDLPEVNIQSDEIFNLTAHIQSEPSSQLVTALGETANATRALITKFVQIGEEKQSQLLQNQSFVECQRAQNECAVLRSEINILKSKLEDSETQKEHYHNALVVAENRFERSQSASVREMESRTPRNKGQESGPESKEEVQRPSPAPSPIAVGSPVHTNGIHDASEFDILREQIKLRDAKIVELEKETAILRERKSMMEVEFKAPSLEFISESPYYKILLGHASQLEATVNEKTEQINRLLEEVTQLQAIRTDMEEGLTNTSNQALSELKAMLAKRDSENVRLREQREQQGAELNERRQKDSIRSSSLQEYKLLVESNSERINILQSELSRCKAQLAAHANSEELMSFFLAGNIDQVRYFEAMREAKSQAEGRVAALEQTIEQYKIDQPDVVQHMKSEANALQQLSKLKAELDKYQRTYGTLSTLPPDVSELAKELRAKETELEKLRLLETQRKESESSLFVELEKLSALWEALDRQLKSKVFDLSSMEERLSKSAIEKAKSDNKYFAAMRDKEAIENERKNLVRTLERQGKAVDRLTDSEKHLRIQITVHDKEILALKKCCEALKDKLHRFEKENPELHLLIEGHKKRIHEMNLQLGERESHRVALREQLRIQEDDFMRAKKDMEKQIAQLKRDVKPDLSNVKSDPETLELKRLRSLATCTTCKETYRSTIITKCMHTFCKGCVDARLSTRQRKCPACSLPFGQSDVHTFFFQ from the exons ATGGAGTCGAGAAAACGTCCTTTGGTCGACGAAGAAGACCCAATAGTCACTAAGAAGCGCATTCTTACGGGGGCTAACGGTAGCCCGCTTGTAAATGGTGCACCTGAACAAGAGGAGAACTCATTTGGAGAGAAGCTCGAG CTGTATCGCAAAGAAGCAATCTACCGACGAATGAAACATTACTCTAAGGAACACGAGCGAAGCAAAGTCATTATACAGCAGTTAGAACGACGCAAGACGACTTGTGAAGCAGGTCTAGCTGCCATATCAGCATGTTGGGCACAG CTTGTTGACACCATACGTCTCGTGGTGAAGCCTAACGACCTTCCGGAGGTCAATATACAATCAGATG AAATATTTAACCTTACAGCTCATATCCAAAGCGAACCATCATCGCAATTGGTGACCGCTTTGGGAGAGACAGCCAACGCGACACGGGCACTGATAACAAAGTTCGTACAGATTGGGGAAGAAAAACAATCCCAACTGTTACAAAATCAAAGTTTTGTGGAATGTCAAAGGGCGCAGAACGAA TGCGCCGTTTTGAGATCTGAAATCAATATCCTCAAATCAAAACTTGAAGATTCAGAAACACAGAAAGAGCATTATCATAACGCTCTTGTGGTTGCCGAAAATCGCTTTGAACGATCTCAAAGTGCCTCAGTACGCGAGATGGAATCACGCACACCGAGAAATAAGGGCCAAGAGAGCGGGCCGGAGTCGAAAGAAGAAGTGCAGAGGCCGTCACCTGCA CCATCTCCTATCGCAGTGGGTTCGCCTGTACACACTAACGGGATTCATGATGCATCTGAATTCGACATCCTGCGAGAGCAGATCAAACTTAGAGACGCAAAAATTGTAGAGCTAGAGAAGGAGACAGCTATCTTGCGAGAGCGGAAATCTATGATGGAAGTAGAG TTCAAAGCCCCTTCATTGGAATTTATCAGCGAAAGCCCGTATTATAAAATTTTGCTAGGGCACGCTTCACAGTTGGAAGCCACTGTCAACGAGAAGACCGAACAAATAAATCGGCTGCTAGAGGAAGTAACACAACTACAGGCGATCCGAACCGACATGGAGGAGGGTTTAACG AATACCTCAAATCAAGCGCTGTCAGAGCTTAAAGCTATGTTGGCCAAGCGAGATTCGGAGAACGTGAGGTTACGCGAGCAACGCGAGCAGCAGGGTGCCGAACTTAATGAACGGCGGCAAAAGGACTCGATAAGATCGTCATCTCTCCAAGAATATAAACTTCTTGTGGAGAGCAATTCA GAACGAATAAACATATTACAATCGGAACTCAGCCGATGCAAGGCTCAACTGGCTGCTCATGCCAATTCTGAAGAACTTATGTCATTTTTCCTTGCTGGAAACATTGACCAGGTCAGGTACTTCGAAGCTATGAGAGAAGCTAAAAG CCAAGCAGAGGGTAGGGTGGCAGCGCTTGAGCAAACAATTGAACAGTACAAAATCGACCAACCTGACGTAGTGCAACACATGAAATCCGAAGCTAACGCCCTTCAGCAACTTTCTAAACTGAAAGCCGAACTTGATAAATATCAAAGGACTTACGGAACTCTTTCGACCCTTCCTCCTGATGTATCCGAGTTAGCAAAGGAGTTGCGCGCGAAGGAAACTGAATTGGAGAAATTGCGTTTGTTGGAAACCCAAAGGAAAGAA AGCGAATCTTCGTTGTTTGTCGAATTGGAGAAGTTGTCTGCCTTGTGGGAAGCATTGGATCGGCAGTTAAAAAGCAAGGTGTTTGATCTATCGAGCATGGAGGAACGCTTATCGAAAAGTGCAATCGAA AAAGCAAAATCCGATAACAAATACTTTGCTGCCATGCGCGACAAAGAAGCAATTGAGAACGAACGTAAAAACCTAGTGAGAACTTTAGAGAGGCAGGGTAAAGCGGTGGATCGTTTGACAGATTCTGAAAAGCATTTGCGAATTCAAATC ACTGTGCACGATAAAGAGATTCTGGCTCTCAAGAAATGTTGTGAAGCCCTGAAAGACAAGCTACATCGTTTTGAGAAAGAAAATCCAGAGCTACACTTATTAATCGAAGGACATAAAAAACGAATCCACGAA ATGAATCTGCAGTTaggggaaagagaaagtcaCCGGGTCGCTCTTAGGGAGCAATTGCGCATACAGGAGGACGACTTCATGCGGGCAAAGAAAGATATGGAGAAGCAAATTGCCCAGCTCAAGCGAGATGTAAAACCGGATTTGAGCAATGTCAAGTCAGATCCAGAAACCTTGGAGCTGAAACGACTTAGG TCATTGGCAACATGTACTACATGTAAGGAGACCTATCGTTCCACCATCATAACAAAATGCATGCATA CGTTCTGTAAAGGTTGCGTGGATGCACGTCTTTCAACCCGACAGAGAAAATGTCCCGCATGCAGTCTACCTTTCGGTCAATCGGATGTCCatactttcttcttccagtga
- a CDS encoding putative allantoicase: MSAIEQINLNDFEANFSSSTVTELSSVALGGRIVAVSDEFFAEAFHLLLVEPAPSLKGQFGPNGALYSGWETRRHNPDHDWCIIQLGTTGSISGFDVDTSNFNGNEAPAVSVHALYDADLKDPTPDDPRWREILPRSNLGPNSRHLFKVTPTPCYNYVILRMYPDGGIARFRVYGKVLPVHPPPDHLFDLAHVFAGGRVLRVSDQHFGVGANLILPGRGVNMGDGWETKRSRTKGHNDWVVIQLGVPGELTEVELDTHHFLGNFPESCEIYALSTPDGDNWSDSLADHSKWTMILPRTKLGPHRQHFFELENVVNKTYTHVKVIIFPDGGLKRIRIMGRRVDQPIASTSQITPSPAIPTPSLTPMSDPQSQIFVIPVVPLTAEEFAPFGQVIQAYRRNHPTRAAIKVTPANGGTAEKFHKQSLLVSTYPPEAGASTGISVYRCEPLTDISDGITVLRTLERHPYTNQAFIPMGAGSSGGLEDPANAYLVVVAHNGSNDKPDMKTLRAFVATTSQGISYNAGIWHQPMTVLGKPLDLACIESQIGDGSQMDCEILDLDLTTTYILKFSQ, from the exons ATGTCTGCCATTGAACAAATCAATCTCAACGACTTTGAAGCCAATTTCTCGTCTTCAACAG TAACAGAGCTATCCAGTGTTGCGTTAGGGGGCCGCATTGTCGCAGTGTCTGACGAGTTCTTCGCTGAGGCATTTCATTTACTATTGGTGGAG CCTGCACCGTCGTTAAAGGGCCAGTTTGGACCGAACGGTGCGCTATACAGCGGGTGGGAGACAAGGAGGCACAACCCGGACCACGATTGGTGCATCATTCAGCTCGGTACGACCGGGTCTATCTCAGGATTCGATGTTGACACATCCAACTTCAATG GAAATGAGGCACCTGCAGTTTCTGTCCATGCCCTTTATGATGCTGATTTGAAGGATCCCACACCAGATGATCCCAGA TGGAGAGAAATCCTTCCCAGAAGTAATCTTGGACCTAATTCCCGTCATTTGTTCAAGGTTACGCCCACTCCATGTTACAACTATGTAATACTTCGCATGTATCCAGACGGTGGTATC GCGCGCTTTAGGGTTTACGGAAAAGTACTGCCTGTACACCCACCACCAGACCATCTGTTCGATTTAGCTCATGTATTTGCTGGAGGACGCGTTCTTCGAGTGTCTGACCAACATTTCGGTGTCGGTGCCAATCTCATCCTACCCGGACGAGGTGTAAACATGGGAGATGGCTGGGAAACCAAACGAAGTCGCACCAAGGGGCACAACGATTGGGTTGTTATTCAACT TGGAGTTCCCGGAGAACTGACAGAAGTCGAACTTGATACACACCACTTCCTCGGCAATTTCCCTGAAAGTTGTGAAATATACGCTCTCTCGACACCTGACGGCGACAACTGGAGTGATAGTTTAGCTGATCACTCAAAATGGACAATGATTCTTCCTCGCACAAAATTGGGCCCGCACAGACAACACTTTTTCGAGTTGGAAAATGTAGTAAACAAGACATATACCCATGTCAAAGTAATAATATTCCCCGATGGCGGTCTAAAGAGGATACGGATCATGGGCCGAAGAGTAGATCAGCCTATCGCTTCTACATCACAAATCACCCCTTCACCAGCAATACCCACACCATCGTTGACCCCAATGTCGGATCCGCAGTCTCAGATTTTCGTGATTCCAGTTGTTCCCTTGACTGCTGAAGAATTTGCTCCCTTTGGTCAGGTCATCCAAGCATATCGTCGAAATCACCCCACACGAGCAGCAATTAAAGTGACGCCTGCGAATGGAGGAACAGCTGAAAAATTCCATAAGCAATCACTTCTCGTATCTACATATCCACCAGAGGCCGGGGCATCTACGGGAATTTCTGTGTATCGATGCGAACCTCTTACCGACATCTCGGATGGAATCACTGTCCTGCGAACGTTAGAACGACATCCGTATACGAACCAAGCATTCATTCCAATGGGAGCTGGCTCCTCTGGAGGCTTAGAAGATCCAGCAAATGCGTACCTTGTAGTGGTGGCGCACAACGGTTCGAATGATAAGCCAGATATGAAAACTTTGAGGGCTTTCGTAGCGACTACCTCGCAAGGGATATCATACAACGCTGGGATTTGGC ATCAACCGATGACAGTTCTTGGAAAA CCCTTGGATCTTGCCTGCATAGAGAGTCAAATCGGGGACGGTAGCCAGATGGACTGCGAGATTCTCGACCTGGACCTTACAACTACATATATTTTGAAGTTTAGCCAGTGA
- a CDS encoding Release factor glutamine methyltransferase, whose product MFSRLLATLSSALGTPQALRELRWMQAAIDSRASQLSLADMVARRLQHEPLQYILGTQPFGPLNLLVRPPVLIPRPETEHWATVLAESLSPTAQKPISLLDLGTGSGCIPLLLCHLWPPGSVKAHAVDISPHALTLAQDNAALCGIPSQLDGSKKPQNTFTVFNSDFLAEDFPSPALRANSPFDVITSNPPYIPWKEYIELPPSVLDYEDRRALLAGSSGLDFYHAIARLVSHKNLLAPSAIVALEVGHNQACAVETIMRDTGCFRCTEIWTDPWGKQRTIIARK is encoded by the exons ATGTTTTCCCGTCTCCTCGCGACTCTCTCCTCTGCCCTGGGCACCCCGCAGGCTCTCAGAGAGCTCAGATGGATGCAGGCAGCCATCGACTCCCGTGCGTCCCAGCTCTCTCTCGCAGACATGGTCGCTCGCAGGCTCCAGCATGAGCCCCTCCAGTATATCTTGG GTACCCAGCCGTTTGGTCCGCTCAATCTCCTCGTCCGTCCTCCGGTCTTGATTCCACGTCCGGAGACTGAGCATTGGGCGACTGTTCTTGCCGAGTCACTTTCGCCAACTGCACAAAAGCCTATTTCTCTTTTGGACCTGGGTACAGGCTCAGGCTGCATCCCACTTCTACTCTGTCATCTTTGGCCCCCAGGAAGTGTCAAGGCGCACGCAGTCGACATTTCTCCCCACGCTTTGACCTTGGCACAGGACAACGCTGCACTCTGTGGAATTCCATCGCAATTGGATGGTTCCAAGAAGCCACAGAATACTTTCACTGTCTTCAATTCAGACTTTCTTGCGGAGGACTTCCCGAGTCCCGCATTGCGCGCTAATTCCCCTTTTGATGTTAtcacttccaacccacctTACATACCGTGGAAAGAGTATATCGAACTCCCTCCTTCCGTCTTAGATTATGAAGACCGTCGAGCTCTCTTAGCGGGATCCTCGGGCCTTGATTTCTATCACGCAATCGCGCGCCTAGTATCGCATAAGAATCTCCTGGCACCGAGCGCTATTGTGGCACTCGAAGTGGGTCATAATCAAGCTTGTGCCGTTGAAACTATAATGCGCGACACCGGTTGCTTTCGTTGCACCGAAATTTGGACTGATCCGTGGGGGAAACAACGAACAATCATAGCGCGAAAATAA
- a CDS encoding PRA1-like protein, with amino-acid sequence MEAILKVNDALKSLRETKLSGLRPVSEFFDVQRISKPADLNQATSRISYNTRYFSGNYLLIVALLAVYSVITNYELLLSLIFLVGGFALINKFAPEATQVGEHTITQKHLYTILFVIGIPLFWWAGPFATVFSILIGSAILILGHAALLEPGVESDYAAIQDTV; translated from the exons ATGGAAGCCATTCTCAAAGTCAACGATGCCTTGAAATCTCTTAGG GAAACCAAACTATCTGGCCTGCGACCAGTTTCAGAGTTCTTTGACGTTCAACGCATCTCAAAGCCTGCCGATTTGAACCAAGCAACCTCA CGGATATCCTACAATACGCGTTATTTCTCAG GAAACTACCTGCTGATTGTCGCATTGCTGGCTGTCTATTCGGT CATCACAAACTACGAGCTCCTTTTGTCTCTCATTTTCCTCGTCGGCGGCTTCGCCCTCATCAATAAATTCG CTCCGGAGGCAACGCAAGTCGGCGAACATACCATCACACAGAAACACCTGTACACCATCCTTTTCGTGATCGGAATCCCCCTGTTCTGGTGGGCTGGCCCCTTCGCAACAGTCTTTTCCATCCTCATAGGATCGGCTATTCTTATCCTCGGACACGCTGCCCTCCTTGAACCTGGTGTAGAAAGCGACTATGCCGCCATCCAAGATACCGTCTAA